One segment of Triticum aestivum cultivar Chinese Spring chromosome 2A, IWGSC CS RefSeq v2.1, whole genome shotgun sequence DNA contains the following:
- the LOC123189371 gene encoding 7-deoxyloganetin glucosyltransferase, giving the protein MGSAQVDADVKPHAVCVPLPAQGHVTPMLKLAKILHCRGFHVTFVNSEFNHRRLLRSRGAAALDGVEGFRFATIPDGLPPSDADATQDVPSLCRSTRETCLPHFKSLLAELNASTESPPVTCVVGDNAMSFTVDAARDIGVPCALFWTASVCGYLCYRHYRTLYDKGIFPLKDVEQLTNGYLDTPVDCTAGMSKHMRLKDFPNFIWSTDPDEYMAHFALHVTVRLAEADAAIFNTLEELEPAALDAVRAMLPPTVPVYTIGYLPLLAEEIVPQGGTLDALGSNLWKEDVSCFDFLDGKEPRSVVYVNYGSITVMSNEELLEFAWGLANSGQPFLWIIRPDLVKGDAAVLPPEFLESIEGRGVLASWCPQEAVLRHEAVGVFLTHSGWNSTVESLCGGVPTLCWPFFAEQQTNSRYSCVEWGVAMEIGHDVRREAVEAKIREAMSGEKGKEMRRRAEEWREAGVRATRPGGRSRANLEKLVADSLLSGGKPRD; this is encoded by the exons ATGGGTTCCGCGCAGGTCGATGCCGACGTCAAGCCGCACGCCGTGTGCGTGCCGCTGCCGGCGCAGGGGCACGTCACGCCGATGCTGAAGCTCGCCAAGATCCTCCACTGCAGGGGCTTCCATGTCACCTTCGTCAACTCCGAGTTCAACCACCGGCGGCTCCTCCGCTCCCGCGGCGCTGCCGCACTCGACGGCGTCGAGGGGTTCCGCTTCGCCACCATACCGGACGGCCTCCCGCCGTCCGACGCCGATGCCACGCAGGACGTACCGTCCCTCTGCCGCTCCACCAGGGAGACCTGCCTCCCGCACTTCAAGAGCCTCCTTGCCGAGCTCAACGCATCTACCGAGTCGCCACCGGTCACGTGCGTCGTCGGCGACAACGCCATGAGCTTCACCGTCGACGCCGCACGGGACATTGGGGTGCCGTGTGCGCTGTTCTGGACTGCCAGCGTATGCGGCTACTTGTGCTACCGCCATTACCGCACCTTGTACGACAAGGGCATCTTCCCACTCAAAG ACGTGGAGCAGCTGACTAATGGGTATCTTGACACGCCGGTGGACTGCACGGCGGGGATGAGCAAGCACATGCGGCTCAAAGACTTCCCGAACTTCATCTGGTCGACGGACCCCGACGAGTACATGGCCCACTTCGCCCTCCACGTGACGGTGCGGCTGGCGGAGGCGGACGCCGCCATCTTCAACACCTTGGAAGAGCTCGAGCCGGCGGCGCTGGACGCGGTGCGCGCCATGCTCCCGCCCACCGTGCCCGTCTACACCATCGGCTATCTCCCCTTACTCGCCGAGGAGATCGTGCCACAGGGCGGCACGTTGGACGCACTGGGGTCAAACCTGTGGAAGGAGGACGTCTCCTGCTTCGACTTTCTGGACGGCAAGGAGCCCCGGTCGGTCGTGTACGTGAACTACGGCAGCATAACGGTGATGAGCAACGAGGAGCTCCTCGAGTTCGCGTGGGGGCTAGCCAACAGCGGCCAGCCCTTCCTGTGGATCATCAGGCCGGACCTCGTCAAGGGCGACGCCGCCGTGCTGCCGCCGGAGTTCCTGGAGTCCATCGAGGGGCGCGGCGTGCTGGCGAGCTGGTGCCCGCAGGAGGCGGTGCTGCGACACGAGGCGGTGGGCGTGTTCCTGACGCACTCCGGGTGGAACTCGACGGTGGAGAGCCTGTGCGGCGGGGTGCCGACGCTGTGCTGGCCCTTCTTCGCGGAGCAGCAGACCAACAGCCGGTACAGCTGCGTGGAGTGGGGCGTGGCCATGGAGATCGGCCACGACGTGCGGCGGGAGGCGGTGGAGGCCAAGATACGGGAGGCGATGTCCGGCGAGAAGGGGAAGGAGATGCGCCGCCGGGCCGAGGAGTGGAGGGAGGCCGGCGTCCGCGCAACGCGGCCCGGCGGGCGCTCGCGCGCCAATCTCGAGAAGCTGGTCGCCGACTCCCTCCTCTCGGGCGGCAAACCACGTGATTAA